The proteins below are encoded in one region of Scomber japonicus isolate fScoJap1 chromosome 2, fScoJap1.pri, whole genome shotgun sequence:
- the hemgn gene encoding uncharacterized protein hemgn isoform X4, producing MSLVGVLSAEELTNRQELNSDTGGLRMEETLQQEKPESEYKNETEDQGGIRRRLRDRDLLKKRKAEAEAKETNQWVLGLESQRKRPRAEQKGGSRKRGRPRKSEVTPEIPFLQEETAPAQEAPAVVVVPEPVEVIPAQASGSLTPLLAVGSDMFESPPAPVIAAPAPVIAAPAPVIAAPAPMLFGSLQSPLFAPTLISRAPVNPTPAFVSPSVLAPAKVLDTASVPAQDSTPAPDAVPVPAVSRDPVPAVAQVETLYTESQDRVALDQVLIEDLGPDDEDDIPPTQDKGADEDLSETPLINVSEQSKMLTIPLYSSLPPPQDYLSGN from the exons ATGAGTCTGGTGGGAGTTTTATCAGCTGAAGAGTTAACTAACAGACAGGAACTCAACTCTGATACAGGAG GACTCAGAATGGAGGAGACGTTGCAACAAGAGAAACCAGAGTCGGAATATAAAAATGAGACTGAAGATCAAG gAGGGATCCGTCGCCGGTTGCGGGACAGGGACCTCCTCAAAAAGAGAAAGGCTGAAGCAGAGGCGAAGGAGACTAACCAGTGGGTTTTGGG GTTGGAGAGCCAGAGGAAAAGACCAAGAGCTGAGCAGAAGGGTGGCtcaaggaagagagggaggccCAGAAAGAGTGAGGTCACACCAGAGATCCCTTTCCTTCAGGAGGAAACAGCGCCAGCTCAGGAGGCTCCTGCTGTAGTGGTGGTGCCTGAACCTGTGGAGGTGATCCCAGCTCAAGCATCAGGCTCTTTGACCCCTTTACTTGCTGTGGGCAGTGACATGTTTGAATCCCCGCCAGCACCTGTCATTGCTGCCCCAGCTCCTGTCATTGCTGCCCCAGCTCCTGTCATTGCTGCCCCAGCTCCTATGCTGTTTGGGTCTCTGCAAAGCCCCCTCTTTGCTCCCACTCTGATTTCTCGTGCTCCAGTGAACCCGACTCCAGCCTTTGTTTCACCCTCAGTTCTTGCTCCCGCCAAAGTTCTTGATACGGCTTCAGTTCCTGCCCAAGATTCAACTCCAGCTCCAGATGCTGTTCCCGTCCCGGCTGTGTCCCGAGACCCTGTTCCAGCTGTAGCTCAAGTGGAAACTCTTTACACAGAGTCACAAGACAGGGTGGCCCTTGACCAGGTCCTGATTGAAGACTTGGGCCCAGATGACGAGGATGACATCCCCCCAACTCAAGACAAAGGAGCTGATGAAG aTCTGAGTGAGACGCCGTTGATCAATGTGTCCGAACAAAGTAAAATGTTGACAATTCCCCTCTATTCCTCGCTGCCTCCTCCACAAGACTATCTCTCAGGAAACTGA
- the hemgn gene encoding uncharacterized protein hemgn isoform X2 — MSLVGVLSAEELTNRQELNSDTGGAGLRMEETLQQEKPESEYKNETEDQGGIRRRLRDRDLLKKRKAEAEAKETNQWVLGLESQRKRPRAEQKGGSRKRGRPRKSEVTPEIPFLQEETAPAQEAPAVVVVPEPVEVIPAQASGSLTPLLAVGSDMFESPPAPVIAAPAPVIAAPAPVIAAPAPMLFGSLQSPLFAPTLISRAPVNPTPAFVSPSVLAPAKVLDTASVPAQDSTPAPDAVPVPAVSRDPVPAVAQVETLYTESQDRVALDQVLIEDLGPDDEDDIPPTQDKGADEDLSETPLINVSEQSKMLTIPLYSSLPPPQDYLSGN; from the exons ATGAGTCTGGTGGGAGTTTTATCAGCTGAAGAGTTAACTAACAGACAGGAACTCAACTCTGATACAGGAGGTGCTG GACTCAGAATGGAGGAGACGTTGCAACAAGAGAAACCAGAGTCGGAATATAAAAATGAGACTGAAGATCAAG gAGGGATCCGTCGCCGGTTGCGGGACAGGGACCTCCTCAAAAAGAGAAAGGCTGAAGCAGAGGCGAAGGAGACTAACCAGTGGGTTTTGGG GTTGGAGAGCCAGAGGAAAAGACCAAGAGCTGAGCAGAAGGGTGGCtcaaggaagagagggaggccCAGAAAGAGTGAGGTCACACCAGAGATCCCTTTCCTTCAGGAGGAAACAGCGCCAGCTCAGGAGGCTCCTGCTGTAGTGGTGGTGCCTGAACCTGTGGAGGTGATCCCAGCTCAAGCATCAGGCTCTTTGACCCCTTTACTTGCTGTGGGCAGTGACATGTTTGAATCCCCGCCAGCACCTGTCATTGCTGCCCCAGCTCCTGTCATTGCTGCCCCAGCTCCTGTCATTGCTGCCCCAGCTCCTATGCTGTTTGGGTCTCTGCAAAGCCCCCTCTTTGCTCCCACTCTGATTTCTCGTGCTCCAGTGAACCCGACTCCAGCCTTTGTTTCACCCTCAGTTCTTGCTCCCGCCAAAGTTCTTGATACGGCTTCAGTTCCTGCCCAAGATTCAACTCCAGCTCCAGATGCTGTTCCCGTCCCGGCTGTGTCCCGAGACCCTGTTCCAGCTGTAGCTCAAGTGGAAACTCTTTACACAGAGTCACAAGACAGGGTGGCCCTTGACCAGGTCCTGATTGAAGACTTGGGCCCAGATGACGAGGATGACATCCCCCCAACTCAAGACAAAGGAGCTGATGAAG aTCTGAGTGAGACGCCGTTGATCAATGTGTCCGAACAAAGTAAAATGTTGACAATTCCCCTCTATTCCTCGCTGCCTCCTCCACAAGACTATCTCTCAGGAAACTGA
- the hemgn gene encoding uncharacterized protein hemgn isoform X1, whose product MSLVGVLSAEELTNRQELNSDTGGAAGLRMEETLQQEKPESEYKNETEDQGGIRRRLRDRDLLKKRKAEAEAKETNQWVLGLESQRKRPRAEQKGGSRKRGRPRKSEVTPEIPFLQEETAPAQEAPAVVVVPEPVEVIPAQASGSLTPLLAVGSDMFESPPAPVIAAPAPVIAAPAPVIAAPAPMLFGSLQSPLFAPTLISRAPVNPTPAFVSPSVLAPAKVLDTASVPAQDSTPAPDAVPVPAVSRDPVPAVAQVETLYTESQDRVALDQVLIEDLGPDDEDDIPPTQDKGADEDLSETPLINVSEQSKMLTIPLYSSLPPPQDYLSGN is encoded by the exons ATGAGTCTGGTGGGAGTTTTATCAGCTGAAGAGTTAACTAACAGACAGGAACTCAACTCTGATACAGGAGGTGCTG CAGGACTCAGAATGGAGGAGACGTTGCAACAAGAGAAACCAGAGTCGGAATATAAAAATGAGACTGAAGATCAAG gAGGGATCCGTCGCCGGTTGCGGGACAGGGACCTCCTCAAAAAGAGAAAGGCTGAAGCAGAGGCGAAGGAGACTAACCAGTGGGTTTTGGG GTTGGAGAGCCAGAGGAAAAGACCAAGAGCTGAGCAGAAGGGTGGCtcaaggaagagagggaggccCAGAAAGAGTGAGGTCACACCAGAGATCCCTTTCCTTCAGGAGGAAACAGCGCCAGCTCAGGAGGCTCCTGCTGTAGTGGTGGTGCCTGAACCTGTGGAGGTGATCCCAGCTCAAGCATCAGGCTCTTTGACCCCTTTACTTGCTGTGGGCAGTGACATGTTTGAATCCCCGCCAGCACCTGTCATTGCTGCCCCAGCTCCTGTCATTGCTGCCCCAGCTCCTGTCATTGCTGCCCCAGCTCCTATGCTGTTTGGGTCTCTGCAAAGCCCCCTCTTTGCTCCCACTCTGATTTCTCGTGCTCCAGTGAACCCGACTCCAGCCTTTGTTTCACCCTCAGTTCTTGCTCCCGCCAAAGTTCTTGATACGGCTTCAGTTCCTGCCCAAGATTCAACTCCAGCTCCAGATGCTGTTCCCGTCCCGGCTGTGTCCCGAGACCCTGTTCCAGCTGTAGCTCAAGTGGAAACTCTTTACACAGAGTCACAAGACAGGGTGGCCCTTGACCAGGTCCTGATTGAAGACTTGGGCCCAGATGACGAGGATGACATCCCCCCAACTCAAGACAAAGGAGCTGATGAAG aTCTGAGTGAGACGCCGTTGATCAATGTGTCCGAACAAAGTAAAATGTTGACAATTCCCCTCTATTCCTCGCTGCCTCCTCCACAAGACTATCTCTCAGGAAACTGA
- the anp32b gene encoding acidic leucine-rich nuclear phosphoprotein 32 family member B, protein MDMKKRIHLELRNRTPSDVRELVLDNCRSVEGKIEGLTAEFVNLEFLSLINVGLMSVSNLPKLGKLKKLELSDNRISGGLDVLAEKLPNLTHLNLSGNKLKDISTLEPLKKLDNLKSLDLFNCEVTNLNDYRESVFKLLPQLTYLDGYDLEDREASDSDGEADGDGVDDDDDEEGEEEEDEDGEEEDFDEEDEEEEDEEEVEGEEDDEEVSGEDEEEDFGQDGEVDEEDDDEDEDEDDAEAGKGEKRKRDPEDEDDDDDDEDDD, encoded by the exons ATGGACATGAAAAAGAGGATCCACTTGGAGCTAAGAAACAGGACACCGTCTGAT gTACGAGAACTTGTCCTTGACAATTGTCGATCGGTTGAAGGAAAAATCGAAGGCCTAACAGCTGAGTTTGTCAACCTGGAGTTCCTCAGTTTGATAAATGTTGGCTTAATGTCAGTCTCCAACCTGCCTAAACTAGGAAAACTCAAAAAG CTGGAGTTGAGCGACAACAGAATCAGCGGCGGCCTTGATGTTTTAGCAGAGAAACTACCCAACCTCACACATCTAAACCTGAGTGGCAACAAATTGAAAGACATCAGCACGTTGGAACCATtg aaaaaactggacaacctgaagagtttggacCTGTTCAACTGTGAAGTGACAAACCTGAACGACTACAGAGAGAGCGTGTTCAAGCTGCTGCCTCAGCTCACCTACCTGGACGGCTACGACCTCGAGGACAGGGAAGCCTCCGACTCCGACGGCGAGGCAGACGGAGACGGCGTAGATGACGACGACGATGAAG agggagaggaagaggaggacgaggacggagaggaggaggacttcGATGAGGAagacgaagaggaggaagatgaagaggaggtagaaggagaagaggatgaCGAGGAGGTCAGCGGAGAagatgag GAGGAAGATTTCGGTCAGGATGGTGAAGTGGATGAAGAAGATgacgatgaagatgaagatgaagacg ATGCAGAAGCTGGCAAGGGCGAGAAGAGAAAGCGAGACCCAGAGGATGAAGACGACGATGACGACGATGAAGATGACGATTAA
- the hemgn gene encoding uncharacterized protein hemgn isoform X3 produces the protein MSLVGVLSAEELTNRQELNSDTGAGLRMEETLQQEKPESEYKNETEDQGGIRRRLRDRDLLKKRKAEAEAKETNQWVLGLESQRKRPRAEQKGGSRKRGRPRKSEVTPEIPFLQEETAPAQEAPAVVVVPEPVEVIPAQASGSLTPLLAVGSDMFESPPAPVIAAPAPVIAAPAPVIAAPAPMLFGSLQSPLFAPTLISRAPVNPTPAFVSPSVLAPAKVLDTASVPAQDSTPAPDAVPVPAVSRDPVPAVAQVETLYTESQDRVALDQVLIEDLGPDDEDDIPPTQDKGADEDLSETPLINVSEQSKMLTIPLYSSLPPPQDYLSGN, from the exons ATGAGTCTGGTGGGAGTTTTATCAGCTGAAGAGTTAACTAACAGACAGGAACTCAACTCTGATACAGGAG CAGGACTCAGAATGGAGGAGACGTTGCAACAAGAGAAACCAGAGTCGGAATATAAAAATGAGACTGAAGATCAAG gAGGGATCCGTCGCCGGTTGCGGGACAGGGACCTCCTCAAAAAGAGAAAGGCTGAAGCAGAGGCGAAGGAGACTAACCAGTGGGTTTTGGG GTTGGAGAGCCAGAGGAAAAGACCAAGAGCTGAGCAGAAGGGTGGCtcaaggaagagagggaggccCAGAAAGAGTGAGGTCACACCAGAGATCCCTTTCCTTCAGGAGGAAACAGCGCCAGCTCAGGAGGCTCCTGCTGTAGTGGTGGTGCCTGAACCTGTGGAGGTGATCCCAGCTCAAGCATCAGGCTCTTTGACCCCTTTACTTGCTGTGGGCAGTGACATGTTTGAATCCCCGCCAGCACCTGTCATTGCTGCCCCAGCTCCTGTCATTGCTGCCCCAGCTCCTGTCATTGCTGCCCCAGCTCCTATGCTGTTTGGGTCTCTGCAAAGCCCCCTCTTTGCTCCCACTCTGATTTCTCGTGCTCCAGTGAACCCGACTCCAGCCTTTGTTTCACCCTCAGTTCTTGCTCCCGCCAAAGTTCTTGATACGGCTTCAGTTCCTGCCCAAGATTCAACTCCAGCTCCAGATGCTGTTCCCGTCCCGGCTGTGTCCCGAGACCCTGTTCCAGCTGTAGCTCAAGTGGAAACTCTTTACACAGAGTCACAAGACAGGGTGGCCCTTGACCAGGTCCTGATTGAAGACTTGGGCCCAGATGACGAGGATGACATCCCCCCAACTCAAGACAAAGGAGCTGATGAAG aTCTGAGTGAGACGCCGTTGATCAATGTGTCCGAACAAAGTAAAATGTTGACAATTCCCCTCTATTCCTCGCTGCCTCCTCCACAAGACTATCTCTCAGGAAACTGA
- the hemgn gene encoding uncharacterized protein hemgn isoform X5, which translates to MSLVGVLSAEELTNRQELNSDTGGAAGLRMEETLQQEKPESEYKNETEDQGGIRRRLRDRDLLKKRKAEAEAKETNQLESQRKRPRAEQKGGSRKRGRPRKSEVTPEIPFLQEETAPAQEAPAVVVVPEPVEVIPAQASGSLTPLLAVGSDMFESPPAPVIAAPAPVIAAPAPVIAAPAPMLFGSLQSPLFAPTLISRAPVNPTPAFVSPSVLAPAKVLDTASVPAQDSTPAPDAVPVPAVSRDPVPAVAQVETLYTESQDRVALDQVLIEDLGPDDEDDIPPTQDKGADEDLSETPLINVSEQSKMLTIPLYSSLPPPQDYLSGN; encoded by the exons ATGAGTCTGGTGGGAGTTTTATCAGCTGAAGAGTTAACTAACAGACAGGAACTCAACTCTGATACAGGAGGTGCTG CAGGACTCAGAATGGAGGAGACGTTGCAACAAGAGAAACCAGAGTCGGAATATAAAAATGAGACTGAAGATCAAG gAGGGATCCGTCGCCGGTTGCGGGACAGGGACCTCCTCAAAAAGAGAAAGGCTGAAGCAGAGGCGAAGGAGACTAACCA GTTGGAGAGCCAGAGGAAAAGACCAAGAGCTGAGCAGAAGGGTGGCtcaaggaagagagggaggccCAGAAAGAGTGAGGTCACACCAGAGATCCCTTTCCTTCAGGAGGAAACAGCGCCAGCTCAGGAGGCTCCTGCTGTAGTGGTGGTGCCTGAACCTGTGGAGGTGATCCCAGCTCAAGCATCAGGCTCTTTGACCCCTTTACTTGCTGTGGGCAGTGACATGTTTGAATCCCCGCCAGCACCTGTCATTGCTGCCCCAGCTCCTGTCATTGCTGCCCCAGCTCCTGTCATTGCTGCCCCAGCTCCTATGCTGTTTGGGTCTCTGCAAAGCCCCCTCTTTGCTCCCACTCTGATTTCTCGTGCTCCAGTGAACCCGACTCCAGCCTTTGTTTCACCCTCAGTTCTTGCTCCCGCCAAAGTTCTTGATACGGCTTCAGTTCCTGCCCAAGATTCAACTCCAGCTCCAGATGCTGTTCCCGTCCCGGCTGTGTCCCGAGACCCTGTTCCAGCTGTAGCTCAAGTGGAAACTCTTTACACAGAGTCACAAGACAGGGTGGCCCTTGACCAGGTCCTGATTGAAGACTTGGGCCCAGATGACGAGGATGACATCCCCCCAACTCAAGACAAAGGAGCTGATGAAG aTCTGAGTGAGACGCCGTTGATCAATGTGTCCGAACAAAGTAAAATGTTGACAATTCCCCTCTATTCCTCGCTGCCTCCTCCACAAGACTATCTCTCAGGAAACTGA